A region from the Lolium perenne isolate Kyuss_39 chromosome 4, Kyuss_2.0, whole genome shotgun sequence genome encodes:
- the LOC127297527 gene encoding putative disease resistance RPP13-like protein 1 — protein MPDPVTAATAIGWGVKALGWVASPVISELYKKYSSLLSFDEAEKLRQLAPKILLLERVVEVVEESPHRSRLEPLFADPKSALYEAEDILDDVEYSRLKKQVQDFNKSEHLHKKLKSAMSSLVGKNKEVGMSKKELKTSLENIENITNEAHQILKSLNLSDVSKGNEKEPIATTSPTTATSLVKVIGRDEERKKIVAMLHEKAGHGQINTESGLCYSVVGIHGVSGSGKSTLAQFVYAQEEKEGHFDCLMWSHVSKKNSVGNIYRQMVLALAAQACDEKRKQLLNTASLYENHEGCFLGSLQDKLKRELSGRRFLLVLDDVWCSKDVVEQNQAQLLSVLEGGKRGSKILVTSRNEDAFSDLGPDVRYITVPIGQLDGSTFNQLFMYYALGEGGDGSTLRHIGESIAEKLKRSPLAARTVGEQLRKRQNVEYWRRTKDRDLLNETMGALSWSYQHLNEQLRRCFAYCSMFPKGHHFRRNELVKLWVAEGFIRSTNGGEEMEDVGQDYFDELVSISFMQLGKESWGEDCYVMHDLVHDLAERIAGSDCYRIENGSRVKVPPGVRHLYVDTFDAEEADVETVELENLRTLIIKNVCYTKNSMKILKTMFGRLRKLRVLNIRFINPYLAQDLVSIIGLLKHLRHLTVKIHSGPSTRVTLPASFKKLHQIQTIDFGSVGFFRLSEGEDKINLVSLRHVETDKFWNVVNIVSSTSAQQLGSLALSEEHGHNIEQLRDLNKLRGRLSISRLGIVKSKKEALQAMLADKQRLIGLALSWDTEDTHSRHRYDKNRCSPEVKLEVLEGLCPQKDLEELILIKYSGPRYPNWMVGRKNGGPNRLQVLDLRGCSLLGLAPVFEVFTELRVLSLRGCDWVTLPDTMVHLKSLKKLSICHFPNIEYLPVLPQSIEEFELKRCNEVFTRSCQTIENPNWEKIQHIHKRDINMKGVMFDDDGLIIGERGRNLTAERFTWRRQSDDF, from the exons ATGCCGGATCCGGTGACTGCTGCTACTGCCATAGGATGGGGCGTGAAAGCCCTGGGCTGGGTCGCCTCGCCTGTCATTTCTGAGCTTTACAAGAAGTACTCCTCCCTCCTCAGCTTTGACGAAGCTGAGAAGTTGAGACAACTCGCCCCAAAGATCTTACTGCTGGAGCGGGTGGtggaagtggtggaggagagccCTCACAGGTCTCGTCTCGAGCCGCTCTTCGCAGATCCCAAGTCTGCTCTCTACGAAGCTGAAGACATCCTGGATGATGTTGAGTATTCTCGCCTCAAGAAGCAGGTCCAAGACTTCAATAAGAGTGAACACCTCCATAAAAAATTAAAGTCTGCCATGTCGTCCTTGGTCGGGAAAAACAAG GAGGTAGGTATGTCAAAAAAAGAGTTGAAGACAAGTCTAGAGAATATAGAAAATATTACAAATGAAGCACACCAAATTTTGAAATCGCTGAACTTGTCCGATGTAAGTAAAGGCAATGAGAAAGAACCTATTGCTACCACCTCACCTACTACAGCAACTTCCCTGGTAAAAGTAATTGGACGAGATGAGGAACGTAAAAAGATCGTAGCAATGCTTCATGAGAAGGCAGGTCATGGTCAGATAAACACGgaaagcggtctatgttattccgTGGTGGGAATTCATGGCGTTAGTGGATCCGGGAAGTCAACGCTCGCACAGTTTGTTTATGCCCAAGAGGAAAAGGAGGGCCATTTTGATTGTCTAATGTGGAGCCACGTCTCTAAAAAAAATAGCGTGGGGAACATTTACAGGCAAATGGTTCTAGCACTTGCAGCACAAGCATGTGATGAGAAGCGAAAACAACTACTGAATACTGCATCATTGTATGAAAACCATGAGGGGTGTTTTCTTGGTAGTCTACAAGATAAATTGAAACGGGAACTCAGTGGCAGAAGATTTCTCTTGGTATTGGATGACGTTTGGTGCAGTAAGGATGTTGTTGAGCAGAATCAAGCACAGTTACTTTCTGTATTGGAGGGTGGAAAGAGAGGAAGCAAGATCCTAGTAACAAGTCGAAATGAAGATGCATTCTCAGATCTTGGTCCAGATGTGAGATATATTACTGTTCCAATAGGTCAGTTGGACGGTAGTACGTTCAATCAGCTATTCATGTATTATGCACTTGGAGAAGGCGGAGATGGGAGCACACTCCGGCATATTGGGGAAAGTATTGCAGAGAAGCTCAAGAGATCGCCTCTAGCGGCCCGTACAGTGGGAGAACAACTACGTAAAAGGCAGAATGTTGAATACTGGAGAAGAACTAAAGATCGGGACCTTTTAAATGAGACGATGGGTGCTCTGTCATGGAGCTACCAGCATCTTAATGAGCAGCTCAGACGTTGCTTTGCTTACTGCAGTATGTTTCCCAAAGGACATCATTTCAGACGTAACGAGTTAGTGAAACTGTGGGTGGCAGAAGGGTTTATAAGAAGTACTAATGGAGGGGAGGAAATGGAAGACGTTGGTCAGGATTACTTTGACGAACTTGTGTCAATCTCATTCATGCAACTAGGAAAGGAGTCCTGGGGAGAGGACTGCTATGTAATGCATGATCTGGTTCATGATTTAGCAGAGAGGATTGCCGGAAGTGATTGCTATAGAATCGAGAATGGGTCAAGAGTTAAAGTTCCTCCAGGTGTTCGTCATCTTTATGTTGATACATTTGATGCAGAGGAAGCTGATGTGGAGACTGTTGAGTTGGAAAACCTGCGCACTCTCATCATTAAAAATGTCTGCTACACAAAAAATAGCATGAAGATTCTCAAGACAATGTTCGGGAGGCTGCGAAAATTGCGGGTCCTGAATATAAGGTTTATTAATCCTTATCTGGCCCAAGACTTGGTATCTATTATTGGTCTCTTAAAGCATCTACGGCACCTTACAGTGAAGATTCATTCCGGACCATCAACCCGTGTAACTCTTCCAGCCTCTTTCAAAAAGCTTCACCAGATTCAGACCATTGATTTTGGAAGTGTCGGATTTTTTCGGCTCTCCGAAGGTGAAGATAAGATTAACTTGGTTAGCTTGCGGCATGTAGAGACCGATAAGTTCTGGAACGTGGTGAACATTGTCAGCTCTACATCGGCACAGCAGTTGGGATCCCTCGCTTTAAGTGAGGAACACGGTCACAACATAGAACAGCTGAGGGACCTAAACAAGCTTCGTGGTAGGTTGTCCATTAGTCGTCTTGGAATTGTTAAAAGCAAGAAGGAAGCTCTCCAAGCTATGCTAGCTGATAAGCAGCGACTCATAGGACTGGCACTGTCCTGGGATACTGAGGATACTCACAGCCGGCATCGTTATGATAAAAACAGATGCAGTCCAGAAGTTAAACTAGAGGTACTTGAGGGTCTTTGTCCCCAGAAGGATCTTGAAGAACTGATACTCATAAAGTACAGCGGTCCGAGATACCCTAATTGGATGGTGGGTAGGAAGAATGGTGGCCCAAATCGCCTGCAAGTACTTGACCTCCGGGGATGCAGCCTGCTGGgacttgctccagtttttgaggtcTTCACAGAACTTCGTGTTCTCTCACTTCGGGGATGCGACTGGGTCACCTTGCCAGACACTATGGTGCATCTCAAATCACTGAAGAAACTGTCCATCTGTCATTTCCCTAATATTGAGTATCTTCCCGTACTGCCCCAGTCCATTGAGGAGTTTGAACTCAAGCGCTGCAACGAGGTATTCACGAGGTCATGTCAAACAATTGAAAATCCAAACTGGGAAAAGATTCAGCACATTCACAAGAGAGACATCAACATGAAAG GTGTAATGTTTGATGACGATGGCTTGATCATTGGAGAACGGGGCAGGAACCTTACAGCAGAACGCTTCACCTGGAGGAGACAATCAGATGATTTTTAA